In the genome of Myxococcota bacterium, the window GCGGACGTCGTAGGCCTTGAAGATTCCCGGCTTCATGGCGGCGCAGTGTTCCGGGTCGCTCGGTTGACTTCAACCAGGGTCACGCCGATCCTCCCGGCATGTTCGGATTGGGCGTTCCCGAGCTGCTGGTGATCCTCTTGATCGTGGTCGTGCTCTTCGGAGCCGGCCGACTGCCGCAGATCGGCGCGGGCCTGGGCGAGGGCATCAAGAACTTCCGCTCCGCGCTCAAGGC includes:
- a CDS encoding twin-arginine translocase TatA/TatE family subunit, with the protein product MFGLGVPELLVILLIVVVLFGAGRLPQIGAGLGEGIKNFRSALKAPPEIDVTPKNGDDQKPPQA